Proteins encoded by one window of Rutidosis leptorrhynchoides isolate AG116_Rl617_1_P2 chromosome 7, CSIRO_AGI_Rlap_v1, whole genome shotgun sequence:
- the LOC139858770 gene encoding uncharacterized protein isoform X4 has translation MKWVRHMEDGSVSYIEGAKQPNYIVTADDVDRYLAIEVQPMDNRKRKGELVKVFANEHTKIVCGNSDSVTKRSIRFILPRFSLILQILKSMTVSEKLFKRVMLNTNCLYGRDILTYGRQLH, from the exons ATGAAG TGGGTACGGCATATGGAAGATGGATCCGTCAGCTATATTGAAG GGgcaaagcaaccaaattatattgtTACGGCAGATGATGTCGATAGATACCTTGCAATAGAAGTCCAACCCATGGATAATAGAAAGCGAAAg GGTGAACTTGTAAAGGTTTTTGCCAATGAGCACACAAAAATCGTGTGCG GAAATTCTGATTCAGTGACCAAAAGGTCTATAAGGTTTATACTTCCACGATTTTCTCTCATCTTACAGATCCTGAAAAGCATGACCGTATCAGAGAAGCTCTTCAAGCGGGTCATGCTGAACACAAATTGTCTTTATGG